accaacttcaaacatcagctatctgagcagctaaccgatcgctgctgctgtacatagtctattggtaaatagcccacccattttcacctacctcatccccatactgtttttatttatttacttgctcttttgcacaccaatatctctacctgtacatgaccatctgatcatttatcactccagtgttaatctgcaaaattgtaattattcgcctacctcctcatgccttttgcacacattgtatatagacccccccctttgttttctactgtgttactgacttgttaattgtttattccatgtgtaactctgtgttgtctgctcacactgctatgctttatcttggccaggtcgcagttgcaaatgagaacttgttctcaactggcctacctggttaaataaaggtgaaataaaaaaaataaaaaaataaaacatttctgggccacatcctgattgATTGCATCCCATTCTTACATAAtgaatgcttggagtttgtcagaatttgttgatttttgtttgtccacccgcctcttgagaattgaccacaagttctcattgggattaaggtctggggagtttcctggccatggacccaaaatattgatgttttgttccccgagccacttggttatcacttttgccttatggcaaggtgctccatcatgctggaaaaggcattgttcatcactaAACTGTTCCTGATGGTTGGGaaaagttgctctcagaggatgtgttggtaccattctttattcatggctgtgtttttagtcaaaattgtgagtgagcccactcccttggctgagaagcaaccccacacatgaatggtctcaggatgctttactgttggcatgacacaggactgatggtagcgctcaccttgccttctctggacaagctttttaccggatgccccaaacaatcggaaaggggattcatcagagaaaatgactttaccccagtcctcagcagtccaatctctgtactttttgcagaatatcagtctgtccctgatatgtttcctggagagaagtggctccTTTGCTGccattcttgacaccaggccatcctccaaaagtcttcgcctcactgtgcatgcagatgcactcacacctgcctgctgccattcctgagcaagctctgtactggtggtgccccgatcccgcagctgaatcaactttaggagacggtcctggcgcttgctggactttcttgggcaccctgaagccttcttcacaacaattgaaccgctctccttgaagttcttgatgatccgataaatggttgatttaggtgcaatcttactggcagcaatatccttcccttttgtgcaaagcaatgatgacggcacgtgttttcTTGCAGctaaccatggatgacagaggaagaacaatgattccaagcaccaccctccttttgaagcttccagtctgttattcgaactcaatcagcatggcaGAGTGATcaccagccttgtcctcgtcaacactcacacccgtgttaacgagagaatcactgacatgatgtcagctggtccttttgtggcagtgctgaaatgcagtgggattcagttcatttgcatggcaaagagggactttgcaattaaattaaattcatctgatcacgcttcataacattctggagtatatgcaaattgccatcatacaaactgaggcagcagactttgtgaaaattaatatttgtgtcactcaaaacttttggccacgactgtacacacaatacctcataatgaaaaAGCGAAAATAGGTTTGTAGAAAACATGTCACATTTATTAATAagaaaaaacagataccttatttatataagtattcagaccgtttgctatgagacttgaaattgatctccggtgcatactgtttccattgatcattgttgagatgtttctacaacttgtttggagtccacctgtggtaaattaaattgattggacatgatttggaaaggcacacatctgtctggctaccacagcattctgaagcgatacgccatcccatctggtttgtgcttagtgggacgatcatttgtttttcaacaggagaatgacctaacacaccttcagggctatttgaccaaaaaggttagtgatggagtgctgcatcagatgacctagcctccacaatcacctgacctcaaccgaattgagatggtttgggatgagttgggccgcagagtgaaggaaaagcagccaacaagtgttcagcatatgtgggaactccttcaagactgttggaaaagcattccatctgagctggttgagagaatgccaagagtgtccgaagctgtcatcaaggcaaagggtggctacttttaagaatctaaaatatattttcatttgtttaccacttttttggttactatatgattccatatgtgtttttatagttgtcatgtcttcactattattctacaatgtaaaaaatagtaaagataaaaaccaaccctggaatgagtaggtgtgtccaaacttttgactggtactgtatatctcataAATGTTTTcacattctgttacataaagTCACTTTCTTACCACTTCTTCCATAGTCAAACAATGTAAGGAAATAATTGTTTTTAGGGATGCTgtcaaaaatgtattgaattcaACTGGATTAACCCAGCCTACAAAGCACTCCAGCCACTCTGTTGAGGGATTTAGTCTCTATTAAACCTCATAGGAAGACCAGTTTTATCATGTGGAGGTTTCATTCAGGTCTCTGTTTAACGAGATACTCTGTCTttggcaggagagagaccagactctcACTCTGACAGCGGGAAGAGTCCTTCAGGGGAACCAGACCCAGAGACGCCCAAACCAGTGAGACAACACCACTGCTCCCACTGTGAAAAGAGTTTTTGCTGGTCAGGGAACCTAAAActgcatgagaggacacacacaggagaaaaaccttaccagtgttcccagtgtggaaagagttttgccGTGTTAACTAACCTGAAaaggcatgagagaatacacacaggagaaaagccttatcACTGTTCCCACTGTGGAATTAGTTTTATTCAGTTAGGGCACCTAAAAGCTCtcgagaggacacacacaggagaaaagcctttccaatgttcccagtgtggaaagagttttactaaGAAAGGGCAAGTAAAagagcatgagagaatacacaaaggagaaaagcctttccaatgttcccattgtggaaagagttttactcgGATACGAAATCTAAAAAAGCATGCGAGACTACACACCGGAGAAAAGCCTTACCaatgctctcagtgtggaaagagttttgccGTGTTAACTAACCTGAAaaggcatgagagaatacacacaggagaaaagccttatcactgttcccagtgtggaaagagttttactcagATAGGGTACCTAAAAGttcatgagagaatacacacaggacaaaagcctttccaatgcttccagtgtggaaagagttttaccatGTTAGCTAGCCTGAAAGGGCATGAGAGattacacacaggagaaaagcctttccaatgttcccagtgtAAAAAGAGTTTTACCTGGTTAGGGAGCCTGAAGGAGCATGAGAAGACACACTAAAAAAAGCCCTACCACTGCTCTTTCGCTCTGTGTGGAAGGACATTTTTCCAGTCAGAGAACCTGAAATCACATGAGAGAATAAAGGTGCTGTGTTCTGACTTATTTTTgcctgattttttttttgattttttgatttcacctttatttaaccaggtaggccagttgagaacaagttctcatttgcaactgcgacctggccaagataaagcatagcagtgtgagcagacaacacagagttacacatggaataaacaattaacaagtcaataacacagtagaaaacaaaggggggagtctatatacaatgtgtgcaaaaggcatgaggaggtaggcgaataattacaattttgcagattaacactggagtgataaatgatcagatggtcatgtacaggtagagatattggtgtgcaaaagagcaagtaaataaataaaaacagtatggggatgaggtaggtgaaaatgggtgggctatttaccaatagactatgtacagcagcagcgatcggttagctgctcagatagctgatgtttgaagttggtgagggagataaaagtctccaacttcagcgatttttgcaattcgttccagtcacaggcagcagagtactggaacgaaaggcggccaaatgaagtgttggctttagggatgatcagtgagatacacctgctggagcgcgtgctacggatgggtgttgccatcgtgaccagtgaactgagataaggcggagctttacctagcatggacttgtagatgacctggagccagtgggtctggcgacgaatatgtaacgagggccagccgaccagagcatacaggtcgcagtggtgggtggtataaggtgctttagtgacaagacggatggcactgtgatagactgcatccagtttgctgagtagagtgttggaagccattttgtagatgacatcgccgaagtcgaggatcggaaggatagtcagttttactagggtaagcttggcggcgtgagtgaaggaggctttgttgcggaatagaaagccgactcttgatttgattttcgattggagatgtttgatatgagtctggaaggagagtttgcagtctagccagacacctaggtacttatagatgtccacatattcaaggtcggaaccatccagggtggtgatgctagtcgggcatgcgggtgcaggcagcgatcggttgaaaagcatgcatttggttttactagcgtttaagagcagttggaggccacggaaggagtgttgtatggcattgaagcttgtttggaggttagatagcacagtgtccaatgacgggccgaaagtatatagaatggtgtcgtctgcgtagaggtggatcagggaatcgcccgcagcaagagcaacatcattgatatatacagagaaaagagtcggcccgagatttgaaccctgtggcacccccatagagactgccagaggaccggacagcatgccctccgatttgacacactgaactctgtctgcaaagtaattggtgaaccaggcaaggcagtcatccgaaaaccgaggctactgagtctgccgataagaatatggtgattgacagagtcgaaagccttggcaaggtcaatgaagacggctgcacagtactgtcttttatcgatggcggttatgatatcgtttagtaccttgagtgttgctgaggtgcacccgtgaccggctcggaaaccagattgcacagcggagaaggtacggtgggattcgagatggtcagtgacctgtttgttgacttggctttcgaagaccttagataggcagggcaggatggatataggtctgtaacagtttgggtccagggtgtctccccctttgaagagggggatgactgcggtagctttcaatccttggggatctcagacgatatgaaagagaggttgaacaggctggtaataggggttgcgacaatggcggcggaaagtttcagaaatagggggtccagattgtcaagcccagctgatttgtacgggtccaggttttgcagctctttcagaacatctgctatctggatttgggtaaaggagaacctggagaggcttgggcgaggagctgccgggggggcagagctgttggccgaggttggagtagccaggcggaaggcatggccagccgttgagaaatgcttattgaagttttcgataatcatggatttatcggtggtgaccgtgttacctagcctcagtgcagtgggcagctgggaggaggtgctcctgttctccatggacttcacagtgtcccagaactttttggagttggagctacaggatgcaaacttctgcctgaagaagctggccttagctttcctgactgactgcgtgtattggttccggacttccctgaacagttgcatatcccggggactattcgatgctattgcagtccgccacaggatgtttttgtgctggtcgagggcagtcaggtctggggtgaaccaaggactgtatctgttcttagttctgcattttttgaacggagcatgcttatctaaaatggtgaggaagttacttttaaagaatgaccaggcatcctcaactgacgggatgaggtcaatgtccttccaggatacccgggccaggtcgattaattgacagcatgacagggcggattgcagaggtcttgaaaaagaagggtcaacactgcaaatattgactgttTGCATCAACTtcctgtaattgtcaataaaagcctttcacacttatgaaatgcttgtaattatacttcagtattccatagtaacatctgacaatgAAGACAATGAAGCAGCAAacgttttatttttatacatctcAGATAAAGGACAGCCACTTAAGACCAAACTCCCTTTAGATGTTTTGGGGGAAACactgttgttccatgttgtgaatgttatgcaatgtgttactatggttactgtCGTTCCATTTTGTGAATGTTATCCAAtgtgttactatggttactgttgttccatgttgtgaatgttatccaatgtgttactatggttactgttATTCCAGGTTGTGAATGT
This Oncorhynchus tshawytscha isolate Ot180627B linkage group LG32, Otsh_v2.0, whole genome shotgun sequence DNA region includes the following protein-coding sequences:
- the LOC121841553 gene encoding gastrula zinc finger protein XlCGF49.1-like, which codes for MTARERPDSHSDSGKSPSGEPDPETPKPVRQHHCSHCEKSFCWSGNLKLHERTHTGEKPYQCSQCGKSFAVLTNLKRHERIHTGEKPYHCSHCGISFIQLGHLKALERTHTGEKPFQCSQCGKSFTKKGQVKEHERIHKGEKPFQCSHCGKSFTRIRNLKKHARLHTGEKPYQCSQCGKSFAVLTNLKRHERIHTGEKPYHCSQCGKSFTQIGYLKVHERIHTGQKPFQCFQCGKSFTMLASLKGHERLHTGEKPFQCSQCKKSFTWLGSLKEHEKTH